The following nucleotide sequence is from Candidatus Sericytochromatia bacterium.
CGTGGAACTGCTGTCCACGGCGGGCCTCGACGCCAAGGCCACGAAGCAGCTCTGCGACCTCGAGCTCGCCTCTCTTGCCCTTGCGCCTGCTCATGGCACCCATGCTAGGAGCACCTCGTCAGTAGGAGCAGGGCCAGGGCGAGGACCGTCATCGTGATGATGAAGTCCACGCCCGGGCTCCTGCGGCGGCCCACTAGGCCCGCTCCTGGTTTTCGATGAGCCACTTCCACAGCCCGAAGGGCTGGCTGCAGTCACGCTCGGCGCGCATGGCCTCGGGCGTGCCGTCCTTCTTGGACCGCATCACGCCCTTGATGATGGCCCGGCCGCGCGCGTCGGTCTCGACCTGCACGCGCACCTGGCGGCCGACCCAGTCGTTCGTCTCGATCTCGCCGCCGGCCGCGAGGATGCCCGCGACCTTGTCCGGGAAGACGGTGTCGAGCAGCACGCGGAAGTCGGTCGCCTTCGTGCCGTCCGGGCTCTTCCAGAGGCCCAGCGTGTGCTTGCGGAAGAGGATCTCGCGCTGGCCCTTCGAGTTGCGCCACTCGAGCTCGAAGCCGATGCAGACCTTCTCCTTGCTGCGGTCAGGGTCGTTGCGCTCCTTGTGCTTGCCCACCGGCTCGATGAGGCAGATCACGGCCTCGTAGATGTCCGGCTCGGGCGCCTCACGGGGATCGGCGCCGGCACCACTGCCGCCGCCAAAGTTGCCTCCGATACGCATGGTCTAGCTCTCCTGGGTAGGGGCGGTACGGTACACGACCTTGCCGCCGACGACGAGTTGTTCGAAACCGGGGAAACACATCGCACGATACGGGCAGTATCCACAGCGAACGCTGTCAATCTGCTCGCACCCTGCGATCTTCTTGGTGGCGGCCCACGCCGGCATCGCTGGGAGTCCGGCCATGGCCTCCTGCAGGCTCCTGGTGGTCTCCTCAAACACCGCCTGGTCCTTCTGGACGTGGATCTCGAGGGTGTGACCGGTGCTCTTCTTGACGCCCAGGTAGATGCCGTACGGGGCGTCCATCAGGTGAATGTATCGGCCAAGCTGGCCGGCATGACCGAAAGTGTCGTCGATCTTGCCGCTACGCTTGACCGAATCCCACCCGAAGTCGGCCATGCTCTTGATTTCGACGGGGATCAACCGTCCCTGGTCGTCCTCAAGCACCATGTCAACGCTGCCGCGCAGCAGCTGTCCCGCGACCATCATGTGGTGGCGGTACTGCTCGCCGTACGGCGTCGGATACATTACGGGAAGCCCGGCCAGGATGCACTTGCTGACCAGCATGGCTTCGACCATCTGTCCGATGCCAAAGGCGTCCAGCGCGCGCGGGGCCACCCGCTCCTTGGGCGCGCGGATCAGGTCGTAGTGGATCTTGCGCGAGCACCAGAAGCTGCTCGACAGTGTGACCAGCGGCCGGTTCTCCTCCGGCTCGCCGCTCCAGTTGCCAAGCGCCATGTCAGCGTGCTTCCGCATGAGCGCCCTTGCGCGCTCGACGCGCTCCGGAGTCGTGGGCATTCCGTCGCGGATCCACGCCTCGAGCTTGTCTACGATCATGTTACCTCACCTCCTGCGCGAGCGGCGTCACGGAGGACCACGCCGCGCTGGCCTTGGCGTACCGCGAGCGCATCGCGCGGAACTCCTGGTCGAAGTTCGCGCCCGAGAAGCGGTCGTACATCCCGCGCCACGCCTTGTAGCTGGCGCTGATCACGTTCCGGCGCGTGTCGAAGTAGGCCATCACCGAGTCGCACAGCGCGCTCGTGTAACCGGGGCTGCTGCAGATGATGTCGCCCACCATGCGGCCCGCCAGGTGGATCTCCCACTCGCGGCGCATGATGTTCCCGGCCTCCTCGATGATGAGGCCCGTGTAGTACGACAGGTCCTCCGTGCCGTACGCCGCGACGCGCAGCAGGAAGTCGTGCATCCACTTCTCGTCGGGCAGCTGGTTCAGCGTGCTCGTGCTGCCGTACTTCGAACGCATCACGCTGAACTCGCAGTACAGCGCGACGACGACGCGGTGCTTGGGCATGATGCCGCCGTCGCCGTCGTAGCGCGAGTCGCCCGTGATGGGCTCGCCGCGCTCGTTCTTGAGCATGTCGCCGCCGAGGACGTAGGGCGCACACGTCGGGGTGCTGGAAGGGTCCTTGGTCATGGTGTCCGTTCTGCCGCGCTTGCGGCTCATGGGTGTCTGACGCACGGAGTATCGGTCGGTTGCAGGGAAAGTCAACATCAGAAATCCTGATGGGCCTATCAGGATTCTTGATAGTACTTTTGTGGACCTTGCGGATTTTCAGCATGATGTCCCTGGGCATGGTATGGTCTTGGCGTCCGGGGCAACCCGGGCCGGCGCTTTTGCTTCCCAGTTCAGCCGCTAAACGAACCGGCAGCCCGCAAGGGCTGGGGCTGCAGGCCAGACACTGCACGCTGGGGGCGCGAGCTGCGGGGCGGTCAAGCCCGCAGGGTCGCCCTTCCTCGCCCTGCGCTGATGCGCGGGGGGAGGGGGGGTCATGGAGACAACCCGGATATGCGCGACTACCGCGTAAACAGCATATTCAGCAGCGTACAGGGCGAAGGTTGCTGGACGGGCACCCCGGCGATCTTCCTGCGACTGGCCGGCTGCAACCTGTGGAACGGCCTCGAAGAATCCCGCGACGAGGCCACGAGGGGCCAGTATTAGGCCCCGGGTGAGGGTGCGGACTGTCCCCTCGAATCGCGGTGCGGTGGGGTGGGCGGACTCGAGCTCGACTCCCTGGCACGCATGTCGGCCAGGGCCCTGGCGAACACGGCCCGCACCACCTCGCTCGCGGTGCAGCCCATCGCGGACGCGACGCGGTGCCAGCCGGCCAGCTCGTCGGGCGAAGCCCGCACGACCAGCCGGCTGGCCCTGGGGGCGCGCCCGTTAGTCACGGCGGCGCACCAGCACGTCGCCCAGCGTCATGCCGGCGTCGGTCCACGAGCGCGCCGCCTCGCTCGCGGCGTCGAGCGGGTAGGGCGCGAGGGCGTCGTAGACGAGCTCGATCGTGCGCCCAGCGGTGGTGCCCTGAGCGGTGACACGCCACCAGACAGGCTCGCCGGAGGGGTTCGCCGCATCGCTGCGCGCGTAGGCCTGGTCCATGACGACGCTGTCGCGGACGCCGTCCATGTCGCCGTCGCGGCGCAGGTCGAGCATCTCCCCGAAGGACTCCCAGAAGCCTTCCCAGATAGCCTCGGTCTCGGCGTGGCGGACATCGTAGTCCCACGAGCTGTAGTTCTTGTGGCGCTGTGCGAGGCTTTCTAGCGGGATGCAGGCCGCGGCCGCGAGGCCCGGGACGCCCGCGGAATCCTCGTCGAGCACGCGGTCAAGCGGGTTGCGCCCGCCAAGAATGCTTTCGACCAGCTCCATCTGATCGGTCGGGTAGTCCACCTTGCGCGCGACGCGGTCGGCCTCCTCGCGCGTGAGGGCCATGGCCGTGCTCATGGCGACGATCCTCCCACGCTCCTGGCCGAGCGCGCTGGCCGCGTCGGCGGTGATCATCTCCAACATGTCGGTGAGGGTGGGGCGGTGGTGCGGCAGCGGCGCGCGGCCGGCCATCTGC
It contains:
- a CDS encoding PD-(D/E)XK nuclease family protein — encoded protein: MIVDKLEAWIRDGMPTTPERVERARALMRKHADMALGNWSGEPEENRPLVTLSSSFWCSRKIHYDLIRAPKERVAPRALDAFGIGQMVEAMLVSKCILAGLPVMYPTPYGEQYRHHMMVAGQLLRGSVDMVLEDDQGRLIPVEIKSMADFGWDSVKRSGKIDDTFGHAGQLGRYIHLMDAPYGIYLGVKKSTGHTLEIHVQKDQAVFEETTRSLQEAMAGLPAMPAWAATKKIAGCEQIDSVRCGYCPYRAMCFPGFEQLVVGGKVVYRTAPTQES